A stretch of the Streptomyces sp. NBC_01428 genome encodes the following:
- the cynS gene encoding cyanase has translation MLSKHEAAEAVRQAKVRTGVTWAQLAEAVGKPLAWTTAALLGQHPMDKDSAATAAALLELGDDAALAFQLQPTRGALDAAVPVDPTIYRLYEVVQVYGPTIKELIHEQCGDGIMSAINFRLDVRRVPDPAGDRVVITLDGKYLPYQW, from the coding sequence ATGCTGAGCAAGCACGAAGCGGCCGAAGCCGTCCGACAGGCCAAGGTGAGGACCGGAGTCACCTGGGCGCAACTGGCCGAGGCCGTCGGCAAACCGCTCGCCTGGACCACGGCCGCCCTGCTCGGCCAGCACCCGATGGACAAGGACTCGGCGGCGACGGCCGCGGCACTCCTCGAACTCGGTGACGACGCGGCCCTCGCCTTCCAGCTCCAGCCGACGCGGGGCGCCCTGGACGCGGCCGTCCCCGTGGACCCGACGATCTACCGCCTCTACGAGGTGGTCCAGGTCTACGGGCCCACCATCAAGGAACTGATCCACGAGCAGTGCGGCGACGGCATCATGAGCGCCATCAACTTCCGTCTCGACGTCCGCCGCGTTCCCGACCCCGCGGGTGACCGCGTCGTCATCACCCTCGACGGGAAGTACCTCCCGTACCAGTGGTAG
- a CDS encoding glycoside hydrolase family 3 N-terminal domain-containing protein has translation MTSPSYREPLYRDPSAPVADRVRDLLGRMTPTEKIGQVNQRLYGWHAYERTPDGHRLADTFRDEVSAFGGMGALYGLQRADPWSGVGFEDGLDARDGARMAQAVQRHVRENTRLGIPVLLVEEMPHGHQALDGTVLPVNLAVGATWDPPLYAEAVAGAAAELRARGAHLALVSALDVVRDPRWGRTEECFTEDPYLAARMTEALVEGARASGIGVVLKHFAGQGASVGGRNSAATELGARELHEIHLAAARAGVSAGAAGVMAAYNEFDGLPCVANRYLLTELLRDRWGFEGVVMADGGAIDRLVRLTGDPVAAAARALDAGCDLSLWDASFARLAEALDRGLVAEERLDAAVSRVLSLKFRLGLFEDEPSGAVESSRVRVGSALKRQADEGSSAGPGDCLRPSVPTGPDGVAEGVGPADGAAPVGPAGPGERIARASVTLLVHEGDVLPLSPGTRRIAVLGPNADVVAPLLGDYTAPQRPGTGVSVLQGIRAAASPGTEIAHAEGCALVGDDVSGVASAAALASAAEVAVLVLGGSSARSGDTVFDSNGAALTGSGPPSGMTCGEGVDLADLSLPTGQRALLDAVSASGTPVVVVLVQGRPHAVPAPRSGAWALLSAWYPGPLGGRAVADVLFGNAEPRGRLPVSVPRSAAHLPVFYNGKDHRYRGYVDQSAEAEYAFGHGLSYTTVVYGAPRLSRDRVTADAPRLVCRVAVRNTGARPAHETVQLYVRRLSGGTAWPRVRELRGFVALDIAPGTEAEAEFEIGPDTLASVGPDHERVVEAGVVTLETGPASDSTQGVRLEIDGGARSAGGAESAAGGPAR, from the coding sequence ATGACCTCTCCCTCGTACCGCGAACCGTTGTACCGCGATCCGTCGGCGCCGGTGGCGGACCGTGTCCGCGACCTGCTGGGACGGATGACGCCGACGGAGAAGATCGGCCAGGTCAACCAGCGCCTGTACGGTTGGCACGCGTACGAGCGCACCCCGGACGGACACCGGCTCGCGGACACCTTCCGCGACGAGGTGAGCGCCTTCGGCGGCATGGGCGCGCTGTACGGGCTCCAGCGCGCCGACCCGTGGTCCGGGGTCGGTTTCGAGGACGGTCTCGACGCGCGCGACGGTGCCCGCATGGCCCAGGCGGTGCAGCGGCACGTCCGGGAGAACACGCGGCTCGGCATTCCGGTGCTGCTGGTCGAGGAGATGCCGCACGGACATCAGGCCCTCGACGGGACGGTGCTGCCGGTGAACCTGGCGGTGGGTGCCACCTGGGATCCGCCGTTGTACGCGGAGGCGGTGGCCGGCGCCGCCGCGGAACTGCGGGCCCGGGGTGCGCACCTGGCCCTGGTCTCCGCCCTCGACGTGGTGCGGGACCCGCGCTGGGGGCGCACCGAGGAGTGCTTCACGGAGGACCCGTACCTCGCGGCGCGGATGACCGAGGCGCTGGTCGAGGGCGCCCGCGCGTCCGGGATCGGCGTGGTGCTCAAGCATTTCGCGGGGCAGGGCGCCTCGGTCGGGGGGCGCAACAGCGCCGCCACGGAGCTGGGGGCCCGGGAGCTGCACGAGATCCATCTGGCAGCGGCCCGGGCCGGTGTGTCGGCGGGCGCGGCCGGGGTGATGGCCGCCTACAACGAGTTCGACGGTCTGCCCTGTGTCGCGAACCGGTATCTGCTGACCGAACTACTGCGTGACCGCTGGGGGTTCGAGGGCGTCGTCATGGCGGACGGCGGCGCGATCGACCGGCTGGTCCGGCTCACCGGTGACCCGGTGGCCGCGGCGGCCCGCGCGCTCGATGCCGGCTGTGATCTGAGCCTGTGGGACGCTTCGTTCGCGCGTCTCGCCGAGGCCCTGGACCGGGGTCTGGTCGCGGAGGAGCGGCTCGACGCGGCGGTGTCGCGGGTGCTGTCGCTGAAGTTCCGGCTGGGCCTGTTCGAGGACGAACCGTCGGGCGCGGTGGAATCGAGTCGCGTGCGCGTCGGTTCCGCCCTCAAGCGGCAGGCGGACGAGGGCAGTTCGGCCGGACCGGGTGATTGCCTCCGCCCGAGCGTCCCGACGGGTCCGGACGGCGTGGCCGAAGGGGTCGGTCCGGCCGACGGGGCCGCCCCGGTCGGTCCGGCCGGTCCGGGTGAGCGCATCGCCCGTGCTTCGGTCACCCTGCTCGTGCACGAGGGCGACGTCCTGCCCCTGTCCCCCGGCACGCGGCGGATCGCCGTGCTCGGCCCGAACGCCGATGTCGTCGCCCCCCTGCTCGGTGACTACACGGCACCGCAGCGGCCGGGCACCGGGGTCTCGGTCCTCCAGGGCATCCGCGCGGCGGCCTCGCCGGGCACCGAGATCGCGCATGCCGAGGGATGCGCCCTGGTGGGGGACGACGTCTCGGGGGTGGCCTCGGCCGCCGCGCTCGCGTCGGCCGCCGAGGTCGCGGTGCTCGTCCTGGGCGGGTCGAGCGCCCGCTCCGGGGACACCGTCTTCGACTCCAACGGCGCGGCGCTCACCGGGTCCGGGCCGCCCTCCGGCATGACCTGCGGCGAGGGCGTCGACCTCGCGGACCTGTCGCTCCCGACCGGTCAACGGGCGCTGCTGGACGCCGTGTCCGCGTCGGGAACGCCCGTCGTGGTGGTCCTGGTGCAGGGCCGCCCGCACGCGGTGCCGGCTCCCCGGAGCGGCGCGTGGGCGCTGCTGAGCGCCTGGTACCCGGGTCCTCTGGGTGGCCGGGCGGTGGCCGACGTGCTGTTCGGCAACGCCGAGCCCCGGGGCCGGCTGCCGGTGTCGGTGCCGCGGTCCGCCGCGCACCTGCCCGTGTTCTACAACGGCAAGGACCACCGGTACCGCGGCTACGTCGACCAGAGCGCCGAGGCGGAGTACGCGTTCGGCCACGGCCTGTCGTACACCACCGTCGTCTACGGCGCGCCCCGGCTGTCCCGGGACCGGGTCACCGCCGATGCGCCGCGGCTCGTCTGCCGGGTCGCGGTCCGCAACACGGGTGCCCGGCCGGCCCACGAGACGGTGCAGCTGTACGTGCGGAGGCTGTCCGGCGGCACGGCGTGGCCGCGGGTCCGGGAGCTGCGCGGTTTCGTGGCGCTCGACATCGCGCCGGGGACCGAGGCGGAGGCGGAGTTCGAGATCGGCCCCGACACGCTGGCCTCGGTCGGCCCGGACCATGAACGCGTGGTGGAGGCGGGGGTGGTCACCCTGGAGACGGGGCCCGCCTCCGACAGCACCCAGGGGGTTCGGCTGGAGATCGACGGCGGAGCGCGGTCGGCGGGTGGGGCGGAATCGGCGGCGGGAGGTCCGGCCCGGTGA
- a CDS encoding glycoside hydrolase 5 family protein — translation MRRHSAQLTHDSTVLPWLGANFWSRTGGPLMWRNYDPKTVREELGVLRDHGLTMTRSFFYWPDFHPEPHTIDDELCERFEDFLDAHQEAGMGTVPTFIVGHMSGENWDPVWRGGRDLYEDVWMVGRQAWFVSRMARRFKDHPAVTGWLITNEMPGYGRVYQVDPPSSDVVTAWAQAMCNAVRATGATQPVSLGDGAWGIEVTGRDNGFSLRDTAEYVDFVGPHVYRSDTDRPRQHYRAAFECELAAVTGQPVVLEEFGLSTDTVSARNAGVYYRQTLHNSLLGGATGWIAWNNTDYDDLWDQSPYDHHPFEMHFGITDSTGAPKEPLREIAAFADVLRAVDFAGCARADADTALVVPAFLERGYPYSRPADRPLIFTSLHQSYVTARAADLPVAFTREADRLPGDASLYLLPATRQLTTRTRRELARRAAAGATVYLSFCSGEHPATRGPWFDDLDGLFGVELQLSYGVAEPILDDVLEMTFTEDFGGLRAGEVLRLPVAGNEDSRAYLPVEARGARVVAVDAHGRPALLVNETGAGRTVLATYPLEHMAARTPHANPDATHRLYAALAEVAGVDRPVTVADPHVAADVLAHTDGRRFVWLVSQSPEPLTVAPVADGTLHDLRSGAQVSDVTIDGYGVTVLELR, via the coding sequence ATGCGACGCCACAGCGCCCAGCTCACCCACGACTCCACCGTCCTGCCCTGGCTCGGTGCCAACTTCTGGTCCCGCACCGGCGGTCCGCTGATGTGGCGGAACTACGACCCGAAGACGGTCCGTGAGGAACTCGGTGTGCTCCGCGACCACGGGCTGACGATGACCCGGTCGTTCTTCTACTGGCCGGACTTCCACCCCGAGCCGCACACGATCGACGACGAACTCTGCGAGCGCTTCGAGGACTTCCTCGACGCCCACCAGGAGGCGGGCATGGGGACCGTGCCCACGTTCATCGTCGGGCACATGTCCGGAGAGAACTGGGACCCGGTCTGGCGGGGCGGCCGTGATCTGTACGAGGACGTCTGGATGGTCGGCCGCCAGGCGTGGTTCGTGTCGCGGATGGCCCGCCGCTTCAAGGACCACCCGGCGGTCACCGGCTGGCTGATCACCAACGAGATGCCCGGCTACGGACGCGTCTACCAGGTGGACCCGCCCTCCTCGGACGTGGTGACGGCGTGGGCGCAGGCGATGTGCAACGCGGTGCGCGCCACGGGCGCCACCCAGCCGGTGTCCCTGGGCGACGGCGCCTGGGGCATCGAGGTGACCGGTCGCGACAACGGCTTCTCGCTGCGGGACACCGCCGAGTACGTCGACTTCGTGGGCCCGCACGTGTACCGCTCGGACACCGACCGGCCGCGCCAGCACTACCGGGCCGCGTTCGAGTGCGAGCTGGCCGCGGTGACCGGACAGCCCGTCGTGCTGGAGGAGTTCGGGCTCTCCACGGACACGGTCTCGGCGCGCAACGCGGGCGTCTACTACCGCCAGACCCTGCACAACTCGCTGCTCGGCGGAGCCACCGGCTGGATCGCCTGGAACAACACCGACTACGACGACCTCTGGGACCAGTCCCCCTACGACCACCACCCCTTCGAGATGCACTTCGGCATCACCGACTCCACCGGCGCCCCCAAGGAGCCGCTGCGCGAGATCGCCGCCTTCGCCGACGTGCTGCGCGCCGTGGACTTCGCCGGCTGCGCCCGCGCGGACGCGGACACCGCGCTGGTCGTGCCCGCCTTCCTGGAACGCGGATACCCCTACAGCCGGCCCGCCGACCGGCCGCTCATCTTCACGTCCCTGCACCAGAGTTACGTCACCGCGCGCGCCGCGGACCTGCCCGTGGCGTTCACCCGCGAGGCCGACCGCCTGCCCGGGGACGCGTCGCTCTACCTGCTGCCGGCCACCCGCCAGCTCACCACCCGCACCCGCCGGGAACTCGCCCGACGGGCCGCGGCGGGCGCCACCGTGTACCTGTCGTTCTGCTCGGGCGAGCACCCCGCGACCCGCGGCCCCTGGTTCGACGACCTCGACGGACTGTTCGGCGTGGAGCTCCAGCTGTCGTACGGGGTGGCCGAACCGATCCTCGACGACGTGCTGGAGATGACGTTCACCGAGGACTTCGGGGGTCTGCGCGCGGGCGAGGTGCTGCGGCTGCCGGTGGCCGGGAACGAGGACAGCCGCGCCTACCTGCCCGTCGAGGCGCGCGGCGCCCGGGTCGTCGCCGTGGACGCGCACGGCCGACCCGCCCTGCTGGTGAACGAGACCGGTGCGGGCCGCACGGTCCTCGCCACCTATCCGCTGGAGCACATGGCCGCCCGCACTCCGCACGCGAACCCGGACGCGACACACCGCCTGTACGCGGCGCTGGCGGAGGTGGCGGGGGTGGACCGTCCGGTCACGGTCGCCGATCCGCACGTCGCGGCGGACGTCCTCGCGCACACCGACGGGCGACGTTTCGTCTGGCTCGTCAGCCAGAGCCCCGAGCCGCTCACCGTGGCCCCCGTCGCCGACGGCACACTGCACGACCTGCGGTCCGGCGCCCAGGTGTCGGACGTGACGATCGACGGCTACGGCGTCACGGTCCTGGAACTGCGATGA
- a CDS encoding LacI family DNA-binding transcriptional regulator has protein sequence MSASTEETGRRPTIKAVAAAAGVSTAAVSQAFNHKGRLSEATRRRILDAALELGWSPSAPAAALRNARTRSLALVVRRPTDVLGADPHFSELITGIEGELAPRGYGLLLHLVSGPQEEHALYERLAAEGRVDGAVLTDARDNDARPALLARLRLPAVLLGSPDGRAVVPRVGLLDQGAGIEEVVAHLLGLGHRRVAYVAGPAELQHTRLRGAAFETALRAAGLRPFAVLHTDFTERSAVAATQALLDAGGRPTAVVYANDSMAVCGIGTAQRAGLIVPRDLSVVGYDNLPLGRWLHPRLTTVDQRVQEVGAAAARMLLALCGEEVEDTPLTGRPRLVVRESTGPAPAG, from the coding sequence GTGAGCGCGTCCACCGAGGAGACGGGACGGCGTCCCACCATCAAGGCCGTCGCGGCGGCGGCCGGTGTGTCGACCGCCGCGGTCTCCCAGGCCTTCAACCACAAGGGCCGCCTCTCGGAGGCGACGCGGCGCCGGATCCTCGACGCGGCCCTGGAACTGGGGTGGTCCCCCAGCGCCCCCGCCGCCGCCCTGCGCAACGCCCGGACGCGCAGCCTCGCCCTGGTGGTCCGGCGGCCCACCGACGTGCTGGGCGCGGACCCGCACTTCAGCGAGCTGATCACCGGCATAGAGGGCGAACTCGCGCCGCGCGGCTACGGGTTGCTGCTGCACCTGGTGAGCGGACCGCAGGAGGAGCACGCCCTGTACGAGCGGCTCGCCGCCGAGGGCCGGGTGGACGGCGCGGTGCTCACCGACGCCCGCGACAACGACGCCCGCCCCGCGCTGTTGGCGCGGCTGAGACTGCCGGCGGTCCTGCTCGGATCGCCGGACGGCCGGGCCGTCGTGCCCCGGGTCGGCCTGCTCGACCAGGGGGCGGGGATCGAGGAGGTCGTCGCCCATCTGCTGGGGCTCGGGCACCGGCGGGTCGCGTATGTCGCGGGACCCGCGGAACTCCAGCACACCCGGCTGCGCGGGGCCGCCTTCGAGACGGCGCTGCGCGCGGCGGGGCTGCGGCCCTTCGCCGTCCTGCACACCGACTTCACCGAGCGGTCGGCGGTCGCGGCGACGCAGGCCCTGCTCGACGCCGGCGGCCGCCCCACCGCCGTCGTCTACGCCAACGACTCGATGGCCGTCTGCGGCATCGGCACCGCGCAGCGCGCCGGGCTGATCGTGCCGCGCGACCTGTCGGTCGTCGGCTACGACAACCTGCCGCTCGGCCGCTGGCTGCACCCCCGCCTGACCACGGTGGACCAGCGGGTCCAGGAGGTCGGCGCGGCGGCCGCCCGCATGCTGCTCGCCCTGTGCGGCGAGGAGGTCGAGGACACCCCGCTGACGGGCCGCCCCCGGCTGGTGGTCCGCGAGTCCACCGGGCCCGCGCCCGCCGGCTGA
- a CDS encoding carbohydrate ABC transporter permease yields MKLGKRWLPAHVLVWTYAVLLVIPLYYFLASAFKTNDEIFAHPLAPPTSLGLGNFRTAFESADLGLSVVNSAVVTLFSLALTLLLAVPAAFAIARSTGRSAAVIERVFSLGFLIPTFAALFPTFLLAAATGLFHTRTFMVLFLPATAMPLSVVILVQFMRTIPREMEEAARLDGASTFAVLRHIYTPMCLPGIATVLLLNFLTFWNEYLYSLVIIGPDPSQRTVQVALPTLKSITGTDYGVLTAGTVLTLIPVWVVYTVLQKRMQQALVSGAVKM; encoded by the coding sequence ATGAAGCTCGGCAAGCGCTGGCTCCCGGCTCACGTCCTGGTGTGGACGTACGCGGTGCTGCTGGTCATCCCGCTCTACTACTTCCTCGCGTCGGCGTTCAAGACGAACGACGAGATCTTCGCGCATCCCCTGGCGCCTCCCACGTCGCTGGGTCTCGGCAACTTCCGGACCGCCTTCGAGAGCGCCGACCTGGGTCTGTCGGTCGTCAACTCGGCCGTGGTGACGCTGTTCTCGCTCGCCCTGACCCTGCTGCTCGCCGTGCCGGCCGCGTTCGCGATCGCCCGGTCGACGGGGCGTTCGGCCGCGGTGATCGAGCGGGTCTTCTCGCTGGGATTTCTCATTCCCACGTTCGCCGCGCTGTTCCCGACGTTCCTGCTCGCGGCGGCGACCGGGCTGTTCCACACCCGGACGTTCATGGTGCTGTTCCTGCCGGCGACCGCGATGCCGCTGTCCGTGGTGATCCTCGTCCAGTTCATGCGGACGATCCCCCGGGAGATGGAGGAGGCCGCGCGGCTGGACGGGGCCTCGACGTTCGCCGTGCTCCGGCACATCTACACGCCGATGTGTCTGCCCGGTATCGCCACCGTGCTGCTGCTGAACTTCCTGACCTTCTGGAACGAGTACCTGTACTCGCTGGTCATCATCGGCCCCGACCCCTCGCAGCGCACGGTCCAGGTCGCGCTGCCCACGCTGAAGTCGATCACCGGCACGGACTACGGGGTGCTGACGGCGGGCACCGTCCTGACGCTGATCCCGGTCTGGGTCGTCTACACGGTCCTCCAGAAGCGTATGCAGCAGGCTCTGGTCAGCGGGGCGGTGAAGATGTGA
- a CDS encoding carbohydrate ABC transporter permease, which yields MTTLTTTPDGTAARRPAPPAPPAAAGRATRQGGTVLAVPALVWYLVFMVGPMLAIFVIAALRWPGMLQPVSFAGLDNVRTVFADPVFWDATRNTAVQLAVALPVMIVCAYMLGYYVAQRPPGHRVIRYLLFIPGLISTPAKAMVFYAALSPDGLANGALQGMGLGSLTDAWLASPSTALGCLIALDIWGGIGFTAVLFAARLGSVPDELGEAAQLDGAGHWRTMWAVHFPVIRDYVGVVTMLQFLWTLFGSAQHVLLLTQGGPGTSSTTLSFLVYQKAFIAADLGYSQTVGVVLFLAGLVGLLAIRRVFRQTY from the coding sequence ATGACGACGCTGACGACGACACCGGACGGTACGGCGGCCCGCCGCCCCGCACCGCCCGCCCCTCCTGCCGCGGCGGGACGTGCCACCCGGCAGGGCGGCACCGTGCTCGCCGTGCCCGCGCTGGTCTGGTACCTCGTGTTCATGGTCGGGCCGATGCTCGCCATCTTCGTGATCGCCGCACTGCGCTGGCCGGGCATGCTCCAGCCGGTCTCGTTCGCCGGGCTGGACAACGTCCGTACGGTGTTCGCCGATCCGGTCTTCTGGGACGCCACCCGCAACACCGCGGTCCAGCTCGCCGTCGCGCTGCCGGTGATGATCGTGTGCGCGTACATGCTGGGCTACTACGTGGCACAACGGCCGCCCGGGCACCGGGTGATCCGCTACCTGCTGTTCATACCCGGGCTGATCTCGACCCCGGCGAAGGCGATGGTCTTCTACGCGGCCCTGTCGCCGGACGGCCTGGCCAACGGCGCGTTGCAGGGGATGGGGCTCGGTTCGCTGACCGACGCGTGGCTGGCGTCGCCGTCGACGGCACTCGGGTGTCTGATCGCCCTGGACATCTGGGGCGGTATCGGCTTCACCGCGGTGCTGTTCGCGGCCCGGCTGGGCAGTGTGCCCGACGAGCTGGGCGAGGCCGCCCAGCTGGACGGAGCGGGTCACTGGCGCACCATGTGGGCGGTCCACTTCCCCGTGATCCGTGACTACGTGGGGGTCGTGACGATGCTCCAGTTCCTGTGGACGCTGTTCGGCTCGGCGCAGCACGTGCTCCTGCTGACCCAGGGCGGTCCGGGGACCTCGTCCACGACCCTGTCGTTCCTCGTCTACCAGAAGGCGTTCATCGCGGCGGACCTCGGCTACAGCCAGACCGTCGGTGTCGTCCTCTTCCTCGCCGGGCTCGTCGGCCTTCTGGCGATCCGCCGCGTCTTCCGCCAGACCTACTGA
- a CDS encoding ABC transporter substrate-binding protein yields the protein MRSSLTRRGLLAAGSGLATAAALPALSGCSSLASADSDPDTLVIHTQLGTTAPGSPTYLSALDRFREENPGLKVKNLVNGDDLGQVYETSRLARKEADVVMVNLYDKTLAWTDVDATVDVAPYLDSWGLRERVLPTALSAWTDGKHRLRAFPYFATNWPVAYNRALLDRAGVDEIPTTGDQLVAAARKLRAKGIAPVTVGGNDWTGQKLLAQIIQTFLSQDEARHVYTAGDFSGRGAREGIQYFVDLRDAGVFADKAQGLTSDSMTTQYNTRSAAIQSAMSSALAKVPEDVARHTEVGGWPLAERSAHEHPTIIRAFTLIGFWISPNGVRKIEHVEKFLRFMYRQDTVARFVKESGRDMALRTDAVSGDFPLVAAAQRLGSEVSQVLLPDVYVPPAAAQPLITATSTSFTRGTSAARVRATLEAAYRSA from the coding sequence GTGCGCTCTTCGCTGACCCGGCGCGGCCTTCTCGCCGCCGGCTCCGGCCTGGCTACGGCCGCCGCCCTGCCCGCCCTGTCCGGCTGCTCGTCACTGGCCTCGGCGGACTCCGATCCGGACACCCTCGTCATCCACACCCAGCTCGGCACGACCGCGCCGGGCTCTCCCACCTATCTGTCGGCCCTGGACCGGTTCCGCGAGGAGAACCCCGGGCTGAAGGTCAAGAACCTCGTCAACGGCGACGACCTCGGCCAGGTCTACGAGACCTCGCGGCTGGCCCGTAAAGAGGCCGACGTCGTCATGGTCAACCTCTACGACAAGACGCTGGCCTGGACGGACGTCGACGCGACCGTGGACGTGGCGCCGTACCTGGACTCGTGGGGGCTGCGCGAGCGCGTCCTGCCCACCGCGCTGTCCGCCTGGACCGACGGCAAGCACCGGCTGCGGGCCTTCCCGTACTTCGCCACGAACTGGCCGGTCGCCTACAACCGCGCGCTGCTCGACCGGGCCGGCGTCGACGAGATACCCACCACGGGCGACCAGCTCGTCGCCGCCGCCCGCAAGCTGCGGGCCAAGGGAATCGCGCCGGTCACCGTCGGCGGCAACGACTGGACCGGGCAGAAGCTCCTGGCCCAGATCATCCAGACGTTCCTCTCCCAGGACGAGGCGCGGCACGTGTACACGGCCGGCGACTTCTCGGGCCGGGGCGCCCGCGAGGGCATCCAGTACTTCGTGGACCTGCGGGACGCGGGCGTGTTCGCGGACAAGGCCCAGGGGCTGACGTCCGACTCCATGACCACGCAGTACAACACCCGGTCCGCGGCGATCCAGTCGGCGATGTCCTCCGCCCTGGCGAAGGTGCCCGAGGACGTGGCACGGCACACCGAGGTGGGCGGCTGGCCGCTCGCCGAGCGGTCGGCCCACGAACATCCCACGATCATCCGCGCCTTCACCCTCATCGGCTTCTGGATCAGCCCGAACGGCGTCCGCAAGATCGAGCACGTGGAGAAGTTCCTCCGGTTCATGTACCGGCAGGACACCGTGGCGCGCTTCGTGAAGGAGAGCGGCCGCGACATGGCGTTGCGCACGGACGCCGTCAGCGGCGACTTCCCCCTGGTCGCGGCGGCGCAGCGGCTCGGCTCCGAGGTGAGTCAGGTGCTGCTGCCCGACGTGTACGTGCCGCCGGCCGCGGCGCAGCCGCTGATCACCGCGACCAGTACGTCGTTCACGCGCGGCACGAGTGCGGCACGGGTCCGCGCCACGCTCGAAGCCGCGTACCGGTCCGCATGA